One genomic window of Anaeromusa acidaminophila DSM 3853 includes the following:
- a CDS encoding integrase core domain-containing protein, whose product LHNLGVSTAYIEPGSPWENGFCESFNSKMRDEFLNREIFDSMVEVDILTKRWVLEYNTIRPHSSLGYKPPAPQTIVCVA is encoded by the coding sequence CTGCATAACCTGGGAGTTTCCACTGCTTACATTGAACCAGGCAGTCCATGGGAGAATGGCTTTTGCGAAAGTTTTAACAGTAAAATGCGAGATGAGTTTCTAAACCGAGAAATTTTTGATTCCATGGTTGAAGTAGATATATTAACGAAACGTTGGGTTTTGGAGTATAACACGATACGACCACATAGTTCCCTTGGATACAAGCCTCCAGCACCTCAAACCATAGTGTGCGTTGCTTAA
- a CDS encoding type I restriction-modification system subunit M: MATVNLGFENNLWEMADKLRGNIEASEYKHVVLGLIFLKYISDAFEERYNELVAEGDGFEEDVDAYAEENVFFVPKEARWDHIKSNAKQPTIGQIIDEAMIAIEKENASLKGVLPKNYARPEIDKTKLGELIDLFSFKVGDKEARAKDVLGRVYEYFLGQFGSSEGEFYTPPSIVKLLVEMIEPYKGRIYDPCCGSGGMFVQSQRFVEEHSGRKDDIHIFGQEYTATTWRLCKMNLAIRGIDGNLGERDADTFTNDLHKLLKADYILANPPFNIKDWGANRLTDDVRWKYGMPPTGNANYAWIQHMISKLSPKGIAGFVLSNGSMSTNTSSEGEIRKNIIEAGLVDCIITLPANLFYNVTISACLWFLTKDKKSAGRDRSNEILFIDARKMGTMIDRKHRELDFETEIKYIANTYHNWKKGEGYEDIKGFCKAASLDEVRSHEYILTPGRFVGIEELIDDGEPFDEKMTRLTGELAEMFAKRSHLEEEIRRRLGAIGYEF; encoded by the coding sequence ATGGCGACAGTAAATCTAGGATTTGAAAATAATTTATGGGAGATGGCAGATAAACTCCGTGGCAACATTGAGGCTTCGGAATACAAGCATGTCGTGCTTGGGCTGATATTTCTAAAATACATCTCTGATGCTTTCGAAGAGAGATATAATGAACTTGTTGCTGAGGGCGATGGATTTGAGGAGGACGTTGACGCCTACGCTGAAGAGAATGTGTTTTTTGTTCCCAAAGAGGCCCGCTGGGACCATATAAAATCTAATGCCAAGCAGCCAACTATTGGACAGATAATCGATGAGGCAATGATTGCTATTGAAAAAGAAAACGCCTCACTCAAAGGTGTGTTGCCCAAGAACTACGCCCGCCCTGAAATAGACAAAACAAAACTTGGTGAACTAATCGACCTTTTCTCTTTCAAAGTTGGCGATAAAGAGGCCCGAGCCAAAGACGTTCTCGGCAGGGTGTATGAGTATTTTCTCGGTCAGTTTGGTTCGTCTGAAGGTGAATTTTACACACCGCCATCTATCGTCAAGCTGCTTGTTGAAATGATCGAGCCATATAAAGGTAGGATTTATGATCCTTGCTGCGGATCAGGCGGTATGTTTGTACAAAGTCAGCGGTTTGTGGAAGAACACAGCGGACGAAAAGACGATATCCATATATTTGGTCAGGAATACACTGCAACAACATGGCGACTTTGCAAAATGAATCTTGCTATTCGAGGCATTGATGGCAATCTTGGCGAGCGTGACGCCGATACTTTTACTAATGACTTGCACAAGCTACTTAAGGCCGACTATATTCTGGCAAATCCCCCGTTTAATATTAAAGACTGGGGTGCTAACAGACTGACTGATGATGTTCGCTGGAAATATGGTATGCCTCCTACCGGTAATGCCAACTATGCCTGGATACAACACATGATTTCAAAGCTTTCCCCGAAAGGGATTGCCGGGTTTGTATTGTCAAACGGGTCTATGTCTACTAATACTAGCAGTGAGGGCGAAATAAGAAAGAACATTATTGAAGCAGGGTTGGTGGACTGTATTATCACTTTACCTGCTAACCTTTTCTACAATGTAACCATTTCCGCATGCTTATGGTTTTTGACGAAGGATAAGAAATCGGCGGGACGTGATCGTAGCAATGAGATACTCTTTATCGATGCCCGTAAAATGGGGACAATGATTGATCGAAAACATAGGGAACTGGATTTTGAAACTGAGATAAAATATATTGCTAATACTTATCATAATTGGAAAAAAGGCGAAGGTTATGAGGATATTAAAGGTTTTTGTAAAGCTGCTTCTCTTGATGAAGTACGTTCCCATGAGTATATCCTTACACCGGGTAGATTTGTTGGTATTGAGGAGCTAATAGATGATGGGGAGCCGTTTGATGAGAAGATGACACGCCTCACTGGTGAGCTAGCTGAAATGTTCGCTAAACGTAGTCATTTAGAGGAGGAAATCCGAAGAAGACTGGGGGCGATTGGCTATGAGTTTTAG